The stretch of DNA GCTGTTTCGTTCTGCAATGCCAAAACGCGCACGCAAAGACGCGTTGGTCATGTGACTCCTTGTCACATATCGCAGGCATGCATGAAGATAGCAGGCCCGAATTCGGTCCGCCTTCTCCATTTTGACCAGTGGCCGGTGGGACAGTAACGTGGCTTTGGTGCTTTCGCCAATAACCTCAAAAATAGGGGCGGGCAACTGGAAATACTCCATTTGCGAGACGACTTTGTCCACACCGCTTCCACGCTCCTCGCAGACACCCAAACGTCGCATAAGGGATGCCAGTCTCTCATTCCTGGAACGGGGCGGAGAATCCAAAAACCGCTCCGTTTGAACAAGGGGCACGCCGGGATTGCTTATCTCAATGCGGTCATCAAACAACTCCACCATCGGTCCGGCGCCCGTGACATGAAAGTCTTGATGTATCAATGCGTTGGCCACCAATTCCCTGACGGCCACCGGCGGATACATCGGCTCCACGCTCCGCAACGCCTGCCGCAACACTTCATTGGCTGGAACCAGGCCGTTAATGAACGCCATCAAGTATTCAAACCCGCACGCATAGCCTTTCTCCCCCTCCTGCTCCCGAAGGGTCTGCACACGACTGTTTCCCTTGTAAACGACCACTCGGACAGTCTTGCGGAAAAGTGTGGGAAAATCCTTCAACCGTTTGGCGAAGAGGATTGCGCCCAGATTGGTTATATTCCAGTCCCCACAATCCGATTTAAGAATGATGCCGTCGGCCGCAAGCGCATCCAGAATGCCCGCCCGGTTGTCGGGGAGTGGCTGTTGGAGCAGCCCAAAATAGGCTGGGTAGTCCAACCGCAACAACACCTCGTCAACATCAGCCCTTTCCATGGCCATGCCTGTTTCAAAGGCCGTCCGGCCCAGAAGATACCAAAGTTCCCGCTCCTTCTCGGGGTGCTCCTTTAACTTCTTTTTGTAGGAGCCGATCCGGACATATGCCTGCCCGTTGAATTTCACCGGATAGCGAAAAGCACTGTCAATCTCCAAAAGCACCACTGCACGCCCCTCGATGCTTGTGGTGAAAAAATGGAAGGGAACCTGGGGTGACAGTTGATGCAACAGCCAGTTCTCCAGCTCCTCGCCGCCTATTTTGGTCTTGGCCGGAGAAAACGTGGTGCCCACAATCTCGTGCGTGCCGTTTTCGATCCCCCAGACAAGATAAGCCTTGCTTTTGCCGCTTAGCACAGATGAATTGGCCAGCGCTGAAAGATACTCCCCGATTTCCCGCGGTGCAACATGGTTTTCCTTGAACTCCGCCCATTCCGTTTCCATGGGCAGTTTACGCAGTTCACCAATGAGACCAGCCAGTCGTTCAGCCTCATGCGCATGCGTAAAACTCATCTCTACTCCGTGTTTCATGCCCCACCAATGACAGGACTACCTTCGGACATTGTCGTGGACGGTCATCCATGTAATCGCGACCCGCCACTTCCACCAATAAACCTTCATGACGGCCAATTCGATCGCCCAATTGTATCAGGAACACCTCTCCTGGACCACACCTTTGCGTGGCGGGCGGAAATCCATTGACTGAAGTGAGGTATTCTGCTAAAGTACCGGGTGGGCCGGGTGGCCGCCTACAGCAGTACAGGGATGCCGGTGCCGGCTTGCGGTCTAGTGGACATTGGGTCTGTGGATATCAACAACTGTTGGAGG from Candidatus Hydrogenedentota bacterium encodes:
- a CDS encoding putative DNA binding domain-containing protein, with protein sequence MSFTHAHEAERLAGLIGELRKLPMETEWAEFKENHVAPREIGEYLSALANSSVLSGKSKAYLVWGIENGTHEIVGTTFSPAKTKIGGEELENWLLHQLSPQVPFHFFTTSIEGRAVVLLEIDSAFRYPVKFNGQAYVRIGSYKKKLKEHPEKERELWYLLGRTAFETGMAMERADVDEVLLRLDYPAYFGLLQQPLPDNRAGILDALAADGIILKSDCGDWNITNLGAILFAKRLKDFPTLFRKTVRVVVYKGNSRVQTLREQEGEKGYACGFEYLMAFINGLVPANEVLRQALRSVEPMYPPVAVRELVANALIHQDFHVTGAGPMVELFDDRIEISNPGVPLVQTERFLDSPPRSRNERLASLMRRLGVCEERGSGVDKVVSQMEYFQLPAPIFEVIGESTKATLLSHRPLVKMEKADRIRACYLHACLRYVTRSHMTNASLRARFGIAERNSATASRLIKEALEDGMIRLYDESSSRKFMKYVPFWVGKNHCESNSSLI